Proteins from a genomic interval of Zingiber officinale cultivar Zhangliang chromosome 1B, Zo_v1.1, whole genome shotgun sequence:
- the LOC121972228 gene encoding pentatricopeptide repeat-containing protein At3g24000, mitochondrial-like, which produces MTVIRSLLSPAGYSPPPVRRNARPEAGELRGLSSLSYLVLDRTRRGELPQALELFLQLQRSGWSADEFALASLLKSCSALPGVRRLGEQLHAKSVRAGLSSERGVRTSLVAMYSAAGRLVDARQVFDEVPMIEEADVPTWNAVISAYAFHGSFLDCFLLFRAMLELAHLVPTDATFAILISACVASQRVAIGKVIHAMALKNQSLDATKTLNSLISMYAKLGFWGDAMKVFDAMCPKDVVSWNAIISGLVQNGEFEAAISLFRRMSVSPNRITCLSLLSAIASVPSLRLGKEVHAWLIRSGLNSETAIGNSLIAMYGKCSEDVQKGRLIFEMLPCPDVISWNSMLSGYAQNGEFISFYKVFEEMQSSGSSPDLHTLTILLCALSPDSLVSCKLGREIHGYLLRREAELPVSLSVYNALLTMYSNFGRICDAEKVFKGLNELDSFTFNSMIDGLSNNDLCHDAMALFVEMHRQGFPLESSTLSIVLTVCSKMVSVELGKQLHAFAVKQCLHASIVSQSGSLSVDNALVSMYSKCGSLNDAIRVFQRMEKRDVVSWTAMITGCAQHGAANGSFEFFGEMRNSGIYPNSITYLGLLTACAHAGLVEEGKQYFGLLIKECKCQPSIEHYACMVDLFGRSGQFQQSEAMVQLATSRMKQNSESCLRLWKVLLGACHSHRQLDLGISIGSRILDSNPDDETTHVLLSNLYAAFGLWHDAISIRRLMKEKGLKKEAGCSWVETGNRKHVFVAADDFHENRKEIYEKLDELDNKCRRIGYVPATKYVLHDVDKLQKEAILRNHSERLAVSFALLSSAKTKGVVRVIKNLRVCEDCHNWMKFACEVEGVEIVLRDSRRFHSFIEGKCSCGDYW; this is translated from the coding sequence ATGACTGTAATCCGATCCCTCCTCTCGCCGGCGGGTTATTCCCCTCCACCTGTTCGACGAAATGCGCGACCGGAAGCCGGCGAACTCAGAGGCCTCTCTTCCCTCTCGTATCTCGTTCTCGATAGAACCAGGCGCGGCGAGCTCCCGCAGGCGCTCGAGCTCTTCCTCCAGCTCCAGCGCTCTGGCTGGTCGGCCGATGAGTTTGCCCTCGCTAGCCTCCTCAAGTCATGCTCCGCTCTCCCGGGCGTGCGGCGACTCGGGGAGCAGCTCCATGCTAAGTCCGTGCGCGCCGGTCTCTCTTCCGAGCGCGGCGTCCGCACTTCCCTCGTCGCGATGTACTCCGCCGCCGGCCGATTGGTCGACGCCCGCCAGGTGTTCGACGAAGTTCCCATGATCGAGGAGGCCGATGTCCCGACGTGGAACGCCGTCATCTCCGCCTACGCCTTCCATGGTTCGTTCCTAGATTGCTTCCTCTTGTTCCGAGCCATGCTCGAGCTGGCTCATTTGGTGCCTACCGATGCGACCTTCGCGATCCTCATCAGCGCGTGCGTGGCGAGCCAACGGGTTGCGATCGGAAAGGTGATCCATGCGATGGCCCTCAAGAACCAGTCGCTCGATGCGACCAAGACACTCAATTCTCTCATCTCCATGTACGCAAAATTGGGCTTTTGGGGAGATGCCATGAAAGTTTTCGATGCAATGTGTCCCAAGGATGTTGTTTCCTGGAACGCCATCATCTCAGGCCTTGTACAAAATGGTGAATTCGAGGCGGCAATCTCGCTTTTCCGCAGAATGTCTGTGAGTCCAAACAGGATTACCTGTCTCAGCTTGCTCAGCGCAATAGCTTCTGTCCCGTCTCTGAGGTTGGGGAAGGAGGTTCATGCTTGGTTAATCAGATCAGGCCTCAATTCGGAAACAGCTATAGGCAATTCACTGATCGCGATGTACGGGAAGTGCAGCGAAGACGTCCAGAAAGGAAGGTTGATTTTTGAGATGTTGCCTTGTCCTGATGTTATTAGCTGGAACTCCATGCTCTCTGGTTATGCTCAAAACGGTGAGTTCATTAGCTTCTACAAAGTGTTTGAAGAAATGCAGAGCTCAGGATCAAGCCCTGACTTGCATACTCTGACCATTCTACTATGTGCACTGTCACCCGATTCATTGGTGTCTTGTAAGCTTGGAAGAGAAATTCATGGCTATCTGCTGAGACGAGAAGCTGAGCTGCCAGTTTCGTTGTCTGTGTACAATGCATTGCTAACTATGTATTCGAATTTCGGTCGGATTTGTGATGCAGAGAAGGTCTTTAAGGGTTTGAATGAACTGGATTCCTTCACTTTCAATTCCATGATTGATGGGCTCTCTAACAATGACTTGTGTCATGATGCTATGGCACTCTTTGTGGAGATGCACAGGCAAGGATTTCCATTAGAGTCCTCAACCTTGTCGATTGTTCTTACAGTTTGCAGCAAAATGGTCTCCGTCGAATTAGGAAAACAGCTTCATGCATTTGCGGTAAAGCAATGTCTCCATGCCTCAATTGTTTCACAAAGTGGCTCCTTGTCCGTTGACAATGCACTCGTCTCCATGTATTCGAAGTGTGGTAGCTTGAATGATGCAATTCGAGTGTTTCAAAGGATGGAGAAAAGGGATGTGGTCTCTTGGACAGCCATGATCACAGGATGTGCGCAACATGGAGCGGCTAATGGGTCGTTTGAATTCTTTGGTGAAATGAGAAACAGTGGCATTTATCCCAATTCAATCACTTATCTCGGTTTACTTACTGCTTGTGCACATGCTGGCCTAGTCGAAGAAGGGAAGCAATATTTTGGTTTGCTGATAAAAGAATGTAAATGCCAACCTAGCATCGAACATTATGCTTGTATGGTGGATTTGTTTGGTCGATCCGGCCAGTTTCAGCAAAGTGAAGCTATGGTTCAGTTGGCAACTTCTCGTATGAAGCAAAATAGCGAATCTTGTTTACGACTATGGAAAGTGTTGCTTGGGGCTTGCCACTCGCATAGGCAACTTGATCTTGGCATTAGCATTGGATCAAGGATTTTGGATTCCAACCCGGACGATGAAACTACTCATGTTCTTCTTTCCAATCTGTATGCCGCGTTTGGCTTGTGGCACGATGCAATATCGATACGAAGGCTGATGAAGGAAAAAGGGCTAAAGAAGGAGGCCGGATGTAGTTGGGTAGAGACCGGAAACAGGAAGCATGTTTTCGTAGCTGCTGATGATTTCCATGAGAACAGGAAGGAGATCTATGAGAAGCTTGACGAGTTGGACAATAAGTGTAGAAGAATCGGGTATGTCCCCGCAACGAAATATGTTCTCCATGATGTCGACAAGCTTCAGAAAGAGGCAATCCTAAGAAACCATAGCGAGAGATTGGCTGTATCGTTTGCATTGCTATCCTCAGCGAAGACGAAAGGAGTCGTCCGTGTGATTAAGAATCTCCGCGTGTGTGAGGATTGCCATAATTGGATGAAGTTTGCTTGCGAAGTTGAGGGCGTAGAGATAGTCCTAAGAGATTCGAGAAGGTTTCATTCTTTCATAGAAGGAAAATGTTCTTGTGGCGATTATTGGTAA